AAGGGCGGTCCATGAGCGAGTCGATTCCGGTCACGCTCCTCTCGGGGAGCCTCGGTGCCGGGAAGACGACCCTGTTGAACCACCTGCTCGCGAACGCCGGCGAGCGGGACCTCGCCGTCCTCGTCAACGACGTGGGCGAGGTCAACGTCGACGCCGAACTCGTCGCGGAGGGCTCGGACCTCGACGTCGGCGGCGGCGTCACGGAGCTCTCGAACGGCTGCATCTGCTGTGAGCTACAGGACGACCTGGAGGCGGCGGTGATCAGGCTGGCACGGAACCGGGAGTTCGACCACCTCGTCGTCGAGGCGTCGGGCATCTCCGAGCCCGGCCCGGTCGCGCGGCTGTTCACGACGGAGTCGCGCGTGGCCGCGCTGTACCGCGTCGACGCGCTGGTCACGGTCCTCGACACGCCGCAGTTCCTCGACGCCTTCGCCGGCGTCCTGGCGAGCGAAGCGAGCCAGGGCTCGGGAGACGAGCGAAGCGAGTCTGCCGGCGTTCCGACGAGTACCGCGAGTCGGGGCTCGACAGGCGAACGGAGTGAGTCTGTCGACGGCGAGCCCGAGCGCCGCGGCGAGGAGGGCGACCGGCCGCTGTCGGACCTGCTCGTCGAGCAGGTGGAACTTGCCAACGTCGTCCTGCTGAACAAGGCCGACGTCTGTAGCGAGGCGGAACTCGACGAGGCCGAGGAGCTGGTCGGCGCGCTCCGGCCGGACGCCGAGACGATCCGGACGGAGTTCTCGCGGGTCGACCCGGACCGGCTGTTCGACCGCGACCTGTTCGACGTCGAGCGCATGAGCGACCTGTCGGGGTGGAAGCGGGCGCTCGACGCCGCGGAGGACGAAGCAGACGACCACGCGGGCCGCGAGGACGACGACGACCACGCGGGCCACAGCCACCCGGACGAGGTGTACGGCGTCACATCCTTCGTCTACCGTCGGCGCCGTCCCTTCCATCCGGAGCGGTTCGCCGAGGCCCTCCGGGAACTCCCCGCGGGCGTCGTCCGATCGAAGGGGACCGCCTGGGTCGCCGGCAACGACTCGCGCGTCGTGATCGGTCACGCCGGGCCGTCGATCCGGGCCGAGAGCCGGGGGCCCTGGATCACGGGCCTGCCCGAGGTCGAGCGGGACCTCTACCGGTCGAACCGACCGGACCTGGAGTGGCACGAGGAGCACGGTGACCGGCAGACGGAACTGGTGTTCATCGGCACCGACTACGACGAAGGGGCGATCCGGAAACGGCTGGACGACGCGCTGGTCACCGACGAGGAGTGGGACGGGACCGACGCGCTGTCGGACCCGTTCCCTGGCGAACAGGACGACCCGACGGTCGTCCGGGAACCCTAACAGGCGCACGACCGCCCGGACGCGCGCTCGAAGCGCATCTCCTCGCCGCAGTCCGGACAGGTCGGTTCGCCCGCCAGGTCGACGTCGCGAATCCGCACGTCGCAGTCGTCGCACCAGTAGGCGCCCTCCGACCCGTCGTCGGGGCGCGGTCTCGCCGCCGAGTCCGAGGCGAGGGCCTCCTTGACCGTGTCGATGAGTCCCATAGTATCGGATAGTTCTGGACAACCGATACTAACGCTGCGGCGGTCGTGCGTGCGGTTCGCACACACCCCGCGACGCCGTCCTCAGAACGCCTCGTCGGCCAGCGTCTCGACGGCGCGTTGGAGTTCGCCGCGGCGCTTCCAGGCGGCGATCCGGTCGGCGAACGGCAGCGGCGCGTTCAGCGAGACGGCCGAGCGCGCGGTGACCTCCGATCCCTCGTTCTTCGGGACCACCGTCACGACGGTCTCGAGGTGGTCGAACGGGCCGACGTCGCCCTCGGCCGTGTACGCCAGCCCGTCTTCCCGCGACTCGAACCGGAGCGGCACGGCCATCCACGGCCCCGTGGCCGTGACGACGGTGCCCTCGTCGGTCTCCTCGACGGCCGAGACGGAGAACGTGCCCTCGGCCTCGACGAGCGCCGCTGGCGAGAGCGCGCGCCTGACCTCGTCGGGCCGGGCCGACACGAACCTCGTCACCTCCACCTCGCGCATACCCGGAGAGTGGCGGCCGCTCACAAAAAAGCTCCCGCGCGAGCGGGGGACGGCCGCGCGAACGCCGGTCGGAAGCGCTGCGAGTACCGGCCGGAACCGACGCCCCGTCGCGGTCAGTTCACGGGGATGTCGGTCCCGTCGGCGTCGGCCTGCTTCTCGAGCCGGACGGACAGCACGCCCCGGTCGTAGTTGGCGGTGGCGTCCGGCTCGACGGGGTCGGGTAGCTGGACGGTCCGGCTGGTGCTCTGGCGGCGTCGCTCGCGCGTGACGAACGTCTCGTCGCCGGCCTCGGCCTCCGTCTCGCGCTCCGCCTGGATGGTCAGTCGCCGGTTCTGGAGGGTGACGTCAATGTCGTCGCTGTCGTAGCCCGGCAGGTCGGCGCGGACGACGAACTCGTCGCCCTCGTCGACGACGTCGACCGCGATGCCGGTCAGGTCCGTTCCGAGGCCGCCACCGAGCGTGTCGAACGCGCGCTCTATCTCCTCGAAGGGGTTCGGTGTCGTCATGTCACTTACAGCTACGCACCGGTCCGCCTTATATTGTCTGCCCGGCGAGGACAGAATCGGCTACCGAGGCCGGAAGCGGACGGCACCGCTACTCGAGGACGGTCTCGGAGTCGTAGGAACCGAGTCGGCGGACCCAGCCCTGCTCGGCGATCTCCTCGATGTCGGCCAGCGCCGACTGGGTGCGCTCCTCGTAGAGACCTGCGGCGACGTCGATGTGGAAGACGTAGTCTCCGAGGCGCTCCCCGCTGGGGCGGGACTCGACGCGGGTGAGGTTGATGTCCCGGTCGGCGAACGGTTCGAGCATCTCCAGCAGGAGGCCGGGGTAGTCGACGTCGGGGTAGACGATGAACGAGGACTTCGACCCCGCCTCCGAGCGCTCCTCGGCGGGCGCGACGACGACGAAGCGGGTCGCGTTCGAGGACTGGTCCTGGATGTCCTCGGCGAGCACCCGCAGGCCCTCGCCCGCGTTGCCGGGGTGGCCGATGCCGGCGAATCTGGGGTCCTCGCGGGCCCGCTCGACGCCGCGCGCCGTCGAGGCCACGGCCTCCAGGTCCGCCTCGGGGTAGTGCTCCTCGAGGTACGACCGGCACTGCGCGAGCGCCTGGGCGTGGCTGGCGACGACCTCGAACGACTCCTCCTGGGCCAGCAGCGCGTGACGGATCGGCGTGATGATCTCCCGGACGACCGCGACCTCGTGGTTCGCGAAGGCGTCCAGGCTCTCAGTCACCGAGCCCTCGATGCTGTTCTCGACGGCCACGACGCCGCGGTCGTACTCGCCGTCGGCGACGGCCTCGACGATGGCCGTGACCGACTCCCGGAACTCGATGTCCTCGTCGTCGGCCACCGCCCGGGCGGCCCGGTGGGAGTAGGTCCCCTCAGGTCCAAGCGTGAGCGTCGTCATACCTGCCGGTACTCCAGTCGCAATGAAAAGCGACCCGGTCGCCGACTATCCGGCCGCGGATCGATCACCGCCGGCGCCGCGGCGTCCGCTGTCGCCGCCGGACGTGCCAGCTGGCGGCGAAGGCGACGACCGCGCCCCAGAAGCCGAGCGCGGCCGCGTGCAGCACGGTCACGTCGTACGCGGACCGCGCGAACGGGTCGTGACCGCCGGTCACCGCCGCGTAGGTCTCGAGGACGCCGGCACCGCCCAGGCCGAGGGCGAACAGCGCGACCGCGACGGCCGTCGCGATGCCGCCGGTGACGAACCCGAGGTAGGTGGCCGCGTCCTCGGCGACGTGGACGCCCAGGGTCTCACGCTGCGTCAGCGGTCCCCGCTCCAGTCGGTACAGCGCCGCGCCCGCGACGACCGTCACGGCCAGGAAGACGAGCCCCCCGCCCAGCGCGCCGAGCGTCGCAACTGTCGGCGTCGCCGCCGCCGGGTCCGTTCCCGGCAGCGCGCTCGCCGTCGACGCGGGATAGAGCCAGTACATCGGGAGCGTCGCCGCGAGCAGGAACAGGATACCGCCGAGTAACGCCAGCTTTCTGGTCGCCGGCCAGTCGAAGTGCGTGTCCCGCTCCCGCCGTCGTTCGTCCGCCGCCGCTCGCTTCCCCACAGCCGTCGCATCGTCCGGATGGTCGGTCGCCATGTCGCGTTCTGTCACCGGCATCGCCGAACTCGGGACATAAGCTTTGCCTATGAACGGCAGTTAGAGCCGTTCTGTCTGTCAAAATGGGATCTTTCCGGGAAGCAGCTGACGGCCACGCTGGGGGCAGCGCCCGAGCTGGTCGTAACTATCCGGGAAAGCGTCGGCGGTCGAATCGGGCCGCTGCGCCGCGGGGCGCGCTCGCGCGCGGCCCCAAGAGAATGTACCCGTTACCGCGCGTGACCGGCCCCAGTCACTGCGTGTGGACGGCGTCGCCGGTCGCGTCGAGGACGGCCTCGCGGACGGCCTCGGAGAGGGTCGGGTGGGTATGGATCGTCCCGGCGACGTCTTCGAGGGTCGCGCCCATCTCGACGGCCAGGGCCAGTTCGGCGATCAGTTCAGAGGCCTCGGGCGCGACGACCTGCGCGCCCAGCAGGAACTCCGTCTCGGCGTCGGCGACGACGCGGACGAACCCGTCGCGCTCGTCGAGCGTCATCGCCCGGCCGCTGGCTCGCATCGGCATCTCGCCGACGATCGGATCGAAACCCGCCTCCTCGGCCTCGGCCTCGGTCATGCCGACGGTACCGACCTCGGGGTCGGTGAACACCGCGGCGGGGATCGCCTGGTGGTCGAGCGCCGCGGGCTCGCCGGCGACGACCTCGGCGGCCACTTCGCCTTCGACCATCGCCGTGTGCGCGAGCATCGGCTCGCCGGCCACGTCGCCGACGGCGAAGACGTGCTCCAGGTCGGTGCGGCCCCGGTCGTCCGTCTCGAGGAACCCGTTCTCGTCGGGCTCCAGGCCCAGCGCGTCCAGCCCCAGTCCGTCGGTGACGGCCTGTCGGCCGACGGCGACCAGCGTCCGGTCGGCCTCGAAGGCCGTCCGCCCGCCGTCCTCGTCCTCCGTGTAGACGACCGCGCCCTCGTCGGCCGCCTCCCACTCCTGGGCGGCCTCGCCGAAGTGGAAGTCCACGCCGAGGTCCTCGGCCCGTTCGCGGACGAGCTTCGCCACGTCGTCCTCGTAGGTCGGCAGCGCCTCGTCCAGCATCTCGACGACGGTCACGTCGGCCCCGAGCTTGGCGTAGACGGTCGACAGCTCCATCCCGATGTAGCCCGCGCCGACGACCAGCAGGCGGTCCGGCACCGACTCCAGGGAGAGCGCGTCCTTCGAGGAGAGGATTCGCTCGCCGTCGAACTCGAAGCCCGGCACCGTGATCGGTCGGCTCCCGGTCGCGACGACGGCGTGCTCGAACTCGATCTCGGCCGGGTCGCCCTCGTCCCGGTCGACCCGGGCCGCGTGCTCGCCGGTGAACGTCGCCGTCCCCTCGATCAGGTCGACGCCCTCGCTCTCGCAGAGGGACTCGACGCCGCGGGTCAGCCGGGTCACGACGCCATCCTTCCACTCGACCATCCCGGTCAGGTCGACGGCGGGGTCGGCGTAGATGCCCATGTGCTCGGCGTCGCCGGCCTCGTGGGCCACGTCGGCCCCGGAGATCAGCGCCTTCGAGGGGATGCAGCCGTAGTTGAGGCAGGTCCCGCCGAACGCGTCTTTCTCGACCAGCGTCGTGTCGACGCCCAGCTGGGCGGCGCGGATGGCGGCGACGTAGCCGCCCGGCCCGCCGCCAACGATCAGCAGTTCCGTTTCCGTCGGTCCGTCTCCGGCAGTCATATCCGGGGCGTCGGACGGCGGCGTGAAAAGTGGCTATGTCTCCGGAACTACTCCAGCAGCAGCCGCGTCGGATCTGCGAGGTAGCCGGTCAGCGCGTCGAGGAACCGGGCCGCCTCGGCGGCGTCGACGACGCGGCGGTCGACGGCCAGCGAGAGCGGGAGCGTCGGCGCGGCGACGACGCCGCTCTCCGGTTCGCCGTCGAGGTCGACGCCGTCGGGGAGGGCGCTGACCGCGACGGGCCGCTCCGTCAGTTCGCCGACGGCCAGGACGGCTGTCTGGGGCGGCCTGATCACCGGATCGGCGTGCTCGCCGCCGGCGTCGGTCACGGTGAACGTCGCCGTCTCGGTCTCCGCCGCGTCGAGGGTCCCTTCGTCGGCGCGCGCCGTCAGGTCCTCGAGTTCCGCGGCCAGCGCCAGCAGGCCCTTCCCGTCGACGTCCTCGACGACCGGGACGGTCCGGTCGGCGTCCGTCGCCGCGGCCACGCCGACGTTGCGGACGCCCTCGTAGACGATCTCCTCGCTCTCGGCGTCGAGCTTGGCGTTGAGAACGGGGTACTCCCGCAGCGCCGCGGCGACGGCCGTCAGCAGAAACGGCATGTCGTTCAGGGTCACGTCGCGCTCCTCGGCCAGCGGGCGCAGGCGCTCACGAGCCCGCACCAGCCCCGGCACGGCGGCGGTGTCGTGGTGGGTCGCGTGGGGGATCTCCCGCCGGGCGCGGGCCAGTCGTTCGCCGACGGCCCGGCGCGCGCCGTCGTAGGGCTCGCGGCGGTCCGGGGCGACGCCCTCGACGGTCCGTCCGGTGACGGTCTCGTCGGCCGTCGCGGCGTTCGGCTCCCCTGCTGCCTCCGCGGACTGCTCGCTCTCGGCGGCCGTTCCCTGCTCGTCGTCCTGGCGGGCCTGCCCCTCGCCGACGCGGCTGACGACCGACGTGGGTCCTGCCCCGCCGTCGTCCGTATCGACGCGGCTGACGACGGCGGTCGGTCCGCCCTCGTCGTCCCCTCCGTCGTCCGCACCGACGCGGCCGACGACGGACGTGGGGCCGTCGTCGGCGCTCCCGTCCCCGGTCGCATCGTCGTCCTCTTCGGCGGCCTCGCGGACGTCCGACTCGGTGATGCGCCCGCTCGGACCGGTCCCCTCGACGGCGGCGATCTCCACGTCCAGCTCCCGCGCCAGCCGGCGGACGTTCGGCGGGGCGAACACGCGCCTGCCCTTCGCGGAGACGGCTCTGGTGGACTCGTCGCCGGTCTCGCCGTCGCCGGCGCCGTCGTCGGACTCGGCCTCGTCGGCGGCCGCCTCGTCGGCGACCTCGATCGCCGCGACGACGTCGCCCTCGGCGACGACATCGCCGGCGTCGGCGCGCAGTTCCCGGACGGTCCCCGCGACGGGCGAGGGGACGTCGACGGCGGCCTTGTCGGTCTCCACCTCGGCGAGCACCTGATCCTCCTCGACGGCGTCGCCGGGGGCGACGCGCCACGCCAGTAGCTCGCCCTCGTCGACTCCCGTCCCCAGGTCGGGGAGCCTGAACTCGAACATGCCTCGCACTGCTACGCCCTCGGTCAAACCGTCTTTGATCGGCCGGCCGAAGAAATCTCTGTGCCGGTCAGTCGCCCGCCCGCGCCCGCTGGCGCGCCTCGGCGGGGTCCTCGCCGTCGAGGACGGCTGTTCGCGGCTCACCTCGTTCGCCGCTCACTGGCTCCGTGCTCGCTCCCTCGCCGCTTCCACGTCGTCGGTCGCGAGCACGCTCTCGACGAATAGCTCGCCCGCACGGTACGACGACCGGACCATCGGCCCGGACGCGCAGTAGAGGAAGCCCAGTTCCTCCTCCGCCACCCGCCGCCAGGTGTCGAAGGCGTCGGGGTGGACGTACTCGCTGACCTCCAGGTGCGAGCGGGAGGGCTGGAGGTACTGGCCCAGCGTCACCACGTCGACGCCGACCTGCCGGAGGTCCGAGAGGGCCTGGTACACCTCGTGGGCGTACTCGCCGACGCCGAGCATGAGGCTGGTCTTGACGTAGCAGTCCGACTCGCGGGCGGCCTGCCGCAGGACGGACAGCGACTGCTCGTAGCCGGCCCGGCGGTCCCGCACGGGCCACTGGAGGCGCTCGACCGTCTCGACGTTGTGGGCGAAGACGTCCGGTTCGGCGTCGAGGACTTTCTGCACCAGATCCTCCTCGCCCTGGAAGTCCGGGACCAGCGCCTCGACGAGGATGCCGGGGTGGCGCTCCTTGATCGCCTCGATGGTCCGGGCGAAGTGGCCCGCGCCCTGGTCGGGGAGGTCGTCGCGGTCGACGGAGGTCAGGACCACGTAGTCGAGGCCGATGTCGGCGACGGCGTCGGCCACCTGCTCGGGTTCGTCCTCGTCCAGCGGGTCCATCCCGCCGGTCTCGACGTCGCAGAAGTTACAGCCCCGCGAGCAGCGGTCGCCCATCAGCATGAAGGTGGCCGTGCCGGGCCCGTCCCGTCCGCTCCAGCACTCTCCCATGTTGGGGCAGTTGGCCTCCTCGCAGACGGTGTGGAGGTCCCGCTCCCGGAGGGACTGCTTGATCTCGGTGAAGCGCTCGCCCGACGGCGGCCGCATCTTCAGCCAGTCGGGCTTGCGAGCGCGACTCATTACCGGGTGGTTCGGACGGAGCGATGAAAAGCGTGCGGTCCCGCGACGGGACGGCGACGCTGAGAGAGCGCCGTCCGTGGCGTCACTCCACGAACTGGATCCCCAACTGCTCGCGCAGGTGGGCGGCGGCGGTCCCGCGGCCGCGGTCGGCCGCCAGCCGGTCGTCGCAGGCGGTGCCGACCTCCCGCAGCCACATCTGCTGGACGCTCACGAGGAAGGCCTCGCCCTCGTGCTCGTAGAACACCGGGCCGCCGGAGTCGCCGGGGACGTTGCGGTACTCGGCCTCGACGCCGTTCCCGCCGAAGTCGACGCACTGCTCCCACCCCTCCTCGACGGCCATCCCGGTCACGCGCCCGGTCGTGTTCCCGCTGGACGTGCCGATCTTCCGCACGGTGTGGTCGCCGGTGAGGAACAGCGCCAGTCCCCACTCGCTCACTCTGCCGCCGATGGGTCGCCGCTCCGAACCGATCAGCTTGATATCGCCGTCGAGTTCGAGTTCCTCCGGCGCGACCATGGCCACGTCGCGGTTCTGGTCGTACCGCACGACCGGACCCAGGTAGCGACCGTTCTGGGTGGTCCGGGAGCCGACGGCGTCCTCCCGATTGCAGGACTCCCAGAGGTGCGCGGCGGTCAGCAGGCGCGGCTCGCCGCCGTCGAAGACGCGACAGCACGCCGTGCCGAAGGCGCCGCCCTCCGCGGCCTCGACGATGACGCCGCCGGGCACCGGGTCGAAGTCGGCGTCGTTGTAGCAGGCGCTGAGACCGCGTTCCAGGGCCTCTTCGACCGACACCGGGATCCCCTCGACGTCCTTGGGGAGGTCGATCTCCGCCTCCGGGCTCGCGAGTTCGACCCCGAGACGGAGGCCCGGACGACCGCCGTACTCGACGTCGCTGCGGACCACCTTCAGCCCGACGACGTCCTCGAGTCCGGACAGCTGTTCGCCGAGCCGCTCGCGGGCTATCCAGACCGTCTCGACATGGGCTTTCCAGGTATCGGGGACCCGGTCTCTGCGCACCGCCTCGTCGCCGGCGAGCAGCGTCGGCACTTGCGCCCCGTTCGAGGACCCGCTCCGGACGGAACAGCCGGCCGTCGAGAGGGTCGCAGCAGATCCGATCGTCGTCAGGAAGGTCCGTCTTCCGAACCGGTCGGCCATCGTCTCAGGGCATACGAGTGTCAGCGACGGACTACTTTCGGTAGTGGTGTCCACTCGCACCCACCCGGCAAGTATCGGCAGGTGACGTCGGCTATCGGCGGCGTCGCCGTCGGAACGGGGTGCTCACGCGGTCCGCACGGCGGGGCGTCGCCGGGGGTCGGTCGGGGCGGCGCGCCGGATGTCAGGTCGAGCGTATAGCGGAGATCGAACGCACTGCCACGCCCGAACGGCATCCGGGGTGCCCTTCGACGTGCGAATAGTTTCAACCTCTACTATAGAAACGCCTATATCGACGCGGTGCCGGGTTCCCGACGTGTCACGCCCCGCCGACAGCGAGCCCTCGGTCGCGGTCGCGGACGTCCTGCCGGAGTTCTCGGACGCCTTCCCCTTCGAGCGGTTCAACGCGATGCAGTCCGAGACGCTGCCGGCGCTGCTGGAGACCGACGAGAACGTCGTCGTCAGCGCGCCCACCGCCAGCGGCAAGACCGCACTGGCCGAGATCGCCATCTGCAAGACGCTGCGCGCCGGCGGCACCGCACTGTTCCTCGCGCCCCTGCGCGCGCTCACCAACGAGAAGGAGAGCGAGTGGGAGCGATTCGAGGACATGGGCTACTCCGTCTACGTCGTCACGGGCGAGCGGGACCTGAACCCGCGCCGCGCCGAGCGGGCCGACGTGCTGGTGATGACCCCGGAGAAGGCCGACTCGGCCACGCGAAAGCACGACTCGCGCCGGTACGGCTTCATCGAGGACGTCGACTGCTGCGTCATCGACGAGGTCCACCTGCTGGACTCCGAGCGCCGCGGGTCCGTGCTCGAGGTCACCGTCTCGCGCCTGCGACGGCTCTGCGATCCACGCGTCGTCGCCCTCTCGGCGACGATGCCCAACGTCGAGGACGTGGCCGCGTGGCTCGACGCGCCGGAGGAGGCCACCTTCTCCTACGGGGAGCAGTACCGGCCCGTCCCGCTGAACGCCGACGTGAAGACCTACAGCCACGGCGAGAACGCCTTCGCCGACAAGTACCGCCGGCTCTACCGCGCGCTGGACCTGGCCGAGCCTCACATCCGCGACGAGGGTCAGGCCCTCGTCTTCGTCTCCTCGCGCCAGGACACCGTCCAGGCCGCGAAGAAGGCCCGCGACGAGATCGCCGAGCGGGACGTCCCGATCGGCGCCCGCGGCGAGTACGACTTCCACACCGACGCCGCCGATCTGGACAACGACACCCTCAGACAGTCCGTGCTGGACGGCGTCGGCTTCCACCACGCCGGCCTCTCGAAGGCCGACAAGGACCGCGTCGAGGACTGGTTCAAGGAGGGCAAGATCCAGCTCCTCTTTTCGACCTCGACGCTGGCCTGGGGGGTCAACCTCCCGGCCCGCTGCGTCGTCATCCGGGACACCAAGATCCACGACCCCCTGGAGGGCGAGGTGGACATGAGCCCGCTGGACGTCCTCCAGATGCTCGGGCGCGCCGGCCGGCCGGGCTACGACGACCAGGGCTACGCCTGGATCGTCTGCGACCGCTCGGACGCCGACAAGTACCGCCGACTGCTCCGGGACGGGACCGACATCGAGTCCCGCCTCGCGGAGGACTTAGACGCCCACCTCAACGCCGAGATCGCCCTCGGGACGCTCCGGGACGTCGAGGACGTGATGGACTGGCTGGAGACGACGTTTTACTACCAGCGCGCGCGTGCCGCCCCGGAGCAGTACGCCGACGAGGGCGACCTCCGGGATCGGGTCAGCGCCACGCTGAAGTCGCTCGTCGACAGCGGGTTCGTCGAGATGGCGGACCTCAGGCTGGAGGGGACGCCGCTGGGTCGGCTGGCATCCAAGTTCTACCTCCGCCTGGACACCGCCGAGCGGTTCAAGGACTGCGCCGACCGCGCCGACGAGGACCCCGAGGCGCTGGACGAGGACCGACTGCTGGCGGTCGTCGCCGGCGCGACGGAGTTCGACAGCGTCAGCGCGCGCTCCGACGAGGAGGACGCGGTGGCCGCCGTCCTCGGCTCCCGCGTCGACGACCTCTCGGCCGGCCAGCGGAAGGTGCTGGCCATCCTCCGCTCGTCGATGTCCGGCACCACGCCGACGGAACTGCAGAGCGACGCCTGGGTGATCAAGCAGAACGCGCTGCGCCTGCTGGCCGCGCTCCGGGCCTTCCTCGACCGCTTCGCCGGCCCGCGGGCGGCCAACCTCGCCCGCCGCGTCGAGGGGCGCGTCGAGAACGGCGTCAGCGCCGACGCAGTGGGACTCACTGCCGTCGACGGCATCGGTCCCGGACGGGCGAGCAACCTCGCAGCCGAGGGCCTGCGAACGCCGGCGGACGTGACCGACGCCGGCGTCTCCGGCCTCCAGTCGGCCGGCATCGGCGAGGGCGTCGCCGAGCGCGTCGTCGAGAACGCCCGCGACCTCCCCGACGTCGTCGTCGAGTGGGGCGACTTCCCCGACGCCATTCCGAGCGGCGAGCGCGAACTCCACGAGGTGACGGTCCGCTCGGTCGCCGGCGGCGCACGCGCGGGGATCAGGGTGACCGTCAACGGCCACGAGATGACGGCCAAGCCCGCCTATCTCGGCGAGGCGACGGTCCCCGCGGCCGCCTTCGGCGGCGACGCCGACGACCTGGAGTTCGCCGTCGAGGTGACGTTCCCGGAACTGCCGCTGCCGCCCGTCGTCGACACGCGGACCGTACGGGTCGAGTGAGTCCGGTCGCGGCCGGCTCCCGGTGCGCGCGGAGAGCGGCGGGAGCCGACCACGAGGGGGTTGGGTTCGGCTGT
This genomic interval from Halomicrobium urmianum contains the following:
- a CDS encoding SRPBCC family protein; translated protein: MREVEVTRFVSARPDEVRRALSPAALVEAEGTFSVSAVEETDEGTVVTATGPWMAVPLRFESREDGLAYTAEGDVGPFDHLETVVTVVPKNEGSEVTARSAVSLNAPLPFADRIAAWKRRGELQRAVETLADEAF
- a CDS encoding S1 family peptidase, whose product is MADRFGRRTFLTTIGSAATLSTAGCSVRSGSSNGAQVPTLLAGDEAVRRDRVPDTWKAHVETVWIARERLGEQLSGLEDVVGLKVVRSDVEYGGRPGLRLGVELASPEAEIDLPKDVEGIPVSVEEALERGLSACYNDADFDPVPGGVIVEAAEGGAFGTACCRVFDGGEPRLLTAAHLWESCNREDAVGSRTTQNGRYLGPVVRYDQNRDVAMVAPEELELDGDIKLIGSERRPIGGRVSEWGLALFLTGDHTVRKIGTSSGNTTGRVTGMAVEEGWEQCVDFGGNGVEAEYRNVPGDSGGPVFYEHEGEAFLVSVQQMWLREVGTACDDRLAADRGRGTAAAHLREQLGIQFVE
- a CDS encoding dihydrolipoamide acetyltransferase family protein, translated to MFEFRLPDLGTGVDEGELLAWRVAPGDAVEEDQVLAEVETDKAAVDVPSPVAGTVRELRADAGDVVAEGDVVAAIEVADEAAADEAESDDGAGDGETGDESTRAVSAKGRRVFAPPNVRRLARELDVEIAAVEGTGPSGRITESDVREAAEEDDDATGDGSADDGPTSVVGRVGADDGGDDEGGPTAVVSRVDTDDGGAGPTSVVSRVGEGQARQDDEQGTAAESEQSAEAAGEPNAATADETVTGRTVEGVAPDRREPYDGARRAVGERLARARREIPHATHHDTAAVPGLVRARERLRPLAEERDVTLNDMPFLLTAVAAALREYPVLNAKLDAESEEIVYEGVRNVGVAAATDADRTVPVVEDVDGKGLLALAAELEDLTARADEGTLDAAETETATFTVTDAGGEHADPVIRPPQTAVLAVGELTERPVAVSALPDGVDLDGEPESGVVAAPTLPLSLAVDRRVVDAAEAARFLDALTGYLADPTRLLLE
- the pheA gene encoding prephenate dehydratase, whose amino-acid sequence is MTTLTLGPEGTYSHRAARAVADDEDIEFRESVTAIVEAVADGEYDRGVVAVENSIEGSVTESLDAFANHEVAVVREIITPIRHALLAQEESFEVVASHAQALAQCRSYLEEHYPEADLEAVASTARGVERAREDPRFAGIGHPGNAGEGLRVLAEDIQDQSSNATRFVVVAPAEERSEAGSKSSFIVYPDVDYPGLLLEMLEPFADRDINLTRVESRPSGERLGDYVFHIDVAAGLYEERTQSALADIEEIAEQGWVRRLGSYDSETVLE
- a CDS encoding CobW family GTP-binding protein, coding for MSESIPVTLLSGSLGAGKTTLLNHLLANAGERDLAVLVNDVGEVNVDAELVAEGSDLDVGGGVTELSNGCICCELQDDLEAAVIRLARNREFDHLVVEASGISEPGPVARLFTTESRVAALYRVDALVTVLDTPQFLDAFAGVLASEASQGSGDERSESAGVPTSTASRGSTGERSESVDGEPERRGEEGDRPLSDLLVEQVELANVVLLNKADVCSEAELDEAEELVGALRPDAETIRTEFSRVDPDRLFDRDLFDVERMSDLSGWKRALDAAEDEADDHAGREDDDDHAGHSHPDEVYGVTSFVYRRRRPFHPERFAEALRELPAGVVRSKGTAWVAGNDSRVVIGHAGPSIRAESRGPWITGLPEVERDLYRSNRPDLEWHEEHGDRQTELVFIGTDYDEGAIRKRLDDALVTDEEWDGTDALSDPFPGEQDDPTVVREP
- a CDS encoding Hsp20/alpha crystallin family protein → MTTPNPFEEIERAFDTLGGGLGTDLTGIAVDVVDEGDEFVVRADLPGYDSDDIDVTLQNRRLTIQAERETEAEAGDETFVTRERRRQSTSRTVQLPDPVEPDATANYDRGVLSVRLEKQADADGTDIPVN
- the lpdA gene encoding dihydrolipoyl dehydrogenase, whose amino-acid sequence is MTAGDGPTETELLIVGGGPGGYVAAIRAAQLGVDTTLVEKDAFGGTCLNYGCIPSKALISGADVAHEAGDAEHMGIYADPAVDLTGMVEWKDGVVTRLTRGVESLCESEGVDLIEGTATFTGEHAARVDRDEGDPAEIEFEHAVVATGSRPITVPGFEFDGERILSSKDALSLESVPDRLLVVGAGYIGMELSTVYAKLGADVTVVEMLDEALPTYEDDVAKLVRERAEDLGVDFHFGEAAQEWEAADEGAVVYTEDEDGGRTAFEADRTLVAVGRQAVTDGLGLDALGLEPDENGFLETDDRGRTDLEHVFAVGDVAGEPMLAHTAMVEGEVAAEVVAGEPAALDHQAIPAAVFTDPEVGTVGMTEAEAEEAGFDPIVGEMPMRASGRAMTLDERDGFVRVVADAETEFLLGAQVVAPEASELIAELALAVEMGATLEDVAGTIHTHPTLSEAVREAVLDATGDAVHTQ
- the lipA gene encoding lipoyl synthase, with protein sequence MSRARKPDWLKMRPPSGERFTEIKQSLRERDLHTVCEEANCPNMGECWSGRDGPGTATFMLMGDRCSRGCNFCDVETGGMDPLDEDEPEQVADAVADIGLDYVVLTSVDRDDLPDQGAGHFARTIEAIKERHPGILVEALVPDFQGEEDLVQKVLDAEPDVFAHNVETVERLQWPVRDRRAGYEQSLSVLRQAARESDCYVKTSLMLGVGEYAHEVYQALSDLRQVGVDVVTLGQYLQPSRSHLEVSEYVHPDAFDTWRRVAEEELGFLYCASGPMVRSSYRAGELFVESVLATDDVEAARERARSQ